A single window of Paenibacillus sp. SYP-B4298 DNA harbors:
- a CDS encoding S8 family serine peptidase, whose translation MKKWASLLIIVILLFTSIPLSPASAAEERSIYLIKFKNIETGMAQWQQRILHKYTRLSFVSAELTATELSQLIQDQNVEYIEEDGGVIASTVPHLIDSSPQKQKAAPPEGRLPSADYSATGHGVKIAIIDTGIASLASLPVAGGASFLKDDASYEDRNGHGTYVASRIAGFDPQQGISGVAPEASLYALKALNDEGQGSRSQILQAVEWAIDNEMDIIQMSFGTTEYSLALAEAMNLAYEQGIVLIAASGNSGQARVDYPAGFNTVIAVGAVDENRQRLELSNTGSELDVVAPGSDVPGLGLHGEVVTHSGTSGAAAYAAGIAALYRSTFPSLQAAELMELLRTTAEPLGAVEEYGYGMVRYQTDTTPSEEEQPQPEQPGKEQQKEEKLPSPDSQEQAPEDVERLGELRLEAERALIESRRQQAEQQEQLEQELASLSKEDVMEEFHVTDAWVQGYLDQGIRLQELFTPLWEQQMAEPSSSGRIQSFNSRQAMDVSGGPQLNLQPRTVVNASEEAESEVESDFDTEALKQEWEASIQHIPLPEQAEAPEEVGEEEQETSSSEHDEQAQVEDGDEQSQVQPSSRFAIAAATIPDPPEINRPLAKMSEAPFQVGLYGEQISLLSGGLSVSESDLTLPGRNGLSFTLSRTYDSNNAQYYDMDVQHDLVYDGFGFDVDKTKTISKEFYDLTRKYDSIIKKYGCGSDENLGLVWTGTGTGIVTGPKRYDTFQNLQHALVNPPVLTPETRHPCGVQQKNRMYVEEFSFKSNEYTPKYTDYVLDSIERSRRGPYSTREAAQVEYNKVNNGDYHSSGRSGSYEKGYHLYKTYVSTVGSIGYSISEVMPYYTTNTTKDKPEDKRFPIGKGWSWNISYVKRENNRLYLNLGSGGVYEIQGSQLKNYPYSDLSFVTDTSVTYGGRTSSYALKSVYGTAQYFDVNGQLLQIKDAYGNTVSFTYANVSPYGTVLTKITDAVGNVLSIDYSTTQVKLTQGDRIVTYKKTSSDGKELLSQVIDPMNRTTTYNYAIRQAKFSLIGNAPNTSNPYALLTGITHPTGSRTDYTYEVNPVTRFIGQNQVNQSYRIASRKDTVTYSNQTTETYHTSSVVYGGDMGSTYGTNATFTNTLFDGLLETQMTYKKQHVNHEIGAVYYNTRIVVDDGTQQKVTELTYDEAKRRMEPIKASTRYRNKQSQVASPAVVSSQVYDDYKNITSATDPLGKVSTYTYHSTTRRLLSSIEPVADGKSIYTELVSRNAQGDITEMKLRDTTATGAVLQHVEFTYDAYGNVTLVRTKETNRNLDTQIVYGSAYSYAYPTQITMPYKDADGISRSQVVKATYNASTGTVASYVDGNNQTTSYTYDKLGRMLEMKHPDGKTITFTIYDVANEIRQTDELGRIRYVKWNPLGMETESGWIENGTLKAKTKNGYNSYGQLSWSEDTLGNRSVFTYDKWGRGITVTLPNQSKTTVAYDDLYNTIVSTDADGNSLRETRDEIGRVIKKEEKQGSGYTTVWTGSYDPASRLIREQDAKNLVTQYTYSLLGQLVGVTNANQESYQYAYNRAGQLTRTTYPDQTHTTKEYDERGQLIRATDPESRVQKHYYDGNGNRIKRVDKKGQSFAYSYSNRGLLLNKQGPTETISYTYDADGSRKTMTDRTGTTTYTYKAYTGELASVKYPDGKQLSYAYNSAGNRSQLVMPFGDTVSYSYNKVNQLTELKWNNVTQASYTYTAAGRMKTQQQANGVVSEYGYSFGKLSELKHQRSAALLKSYSYTHDANQNITKITESRSSGVENRQFTYDALNRISTSSYNNEAYSYDVKGNRATYTTDSTDSLMLDDVAYTYDEWDRLTKVEGSNGKTVEYSYNGDNLLVERKENGVRTRYYYDGANIVAEGTVQSNGTVVEKASYLRGNALVMREDAASSKGYYLHNGHGDVVGIRNASGAVVNEYEYDLWGKPLVTVEGVDNPFRYSGEYWDKGSELQYLRARWYDPGMGRFISEDTYEGELNNPLSLNLYTYVHNNPLKYIDPTGHFIATITGAILGGLIGGITAAFQGTDVLSGVAGGGLNGAVVGGAIDITVATGGTATTLLVATFAAGAVGAASGDYVNQVGNNLAKGKSFNDSVKDVSIESILISAGIGAASGALGGATSVALEAFESGTKKLIHEITLNVLKTGDNQVVKNVLSSVHKVAVRSANTSVTVEYTTSIIYNSSQNTITYMVNNQLVQSVKLDFPVVANISDHHKRYFQIREPINNKE comes from the coding sequence ATGAAGAAATGGGCTTCCCTACTAATAATCGTTATATTGTTATTTACGAGTATCCCGTTGTCCCCAGCTTCGGCTGCGGAGGAGCGATCGATCTATCTAATCAAATTCAAAAACATAGAGACGGGGATGGCTCAATGGCAGCAGCGGATTCTGCACAAGTATACTAGATTGTCATTTGTGTCCGCTGAGCTCACGGCAACTGAATTGTCCCAGCTTATTCAAGATCAGAATGTTGAATACATTGAGGAGGATGGAGGTGTCATCGCTTCTACAGTCCCCCATCTCATCGATTCGAGCCCGCAGAAGCAGAAGGCTGCGCCTCCAGAAGGTCGCTTGCCATCCGCAGACTATTCCGCAACGGGTCATGGGGTGAAGATTGCGATTATCGATACGGGGATCGCGTCGCTGGCTTCTCTGCCTGTAGCAGGCGGGGCCTCCTTCCTGAAGGACGATGCTTCCTATGAGGATCGCAATGGACATGGCACCTATGTGGCAAGCAGAATTGCTGGCTTCGATCCGCAGCAAGGGATAAGCGGGGTTGCCCCGGAAGCTTCCCTATATGCGTTGAAAGCCTTGAATGATGAGGGGCAAGGAAGCCGTAGCCAGATCCTCCAGGCGGTAGAATGGGCGATCGACAACGAGATGGACATTATCCAGATGAGCTTCGGCACAACCGAGTACTCGCTTGCTCTGGCTGAAGCGATGAATCTGGCCTATGAGCAGGGCATCGTACTGATCGCTGCGAGCGGCAATTCAGGGCAGGCGAGGGTGGACTATCCGGCGGGATTCAATACCGTTATTGCGGTCGGCGCTGTGGATGAGAACCGTCAGCGGCTGGAGCTGTCCAATACAGGAAGTGAGCTGGATGTGGTGGCGCCAGGCAGTGACGTGCCGGGGCTAGGACTGCACGGCGAGGTGGTGACACACTCTGGAACATCCGGCGCGGCAGCCTATGCCGCAGGAATTGCCGCGTTATATCGGTCGACATTTCCTTCCCTGCAGGCTGCCGAGTTGATGGAGCTGTTGCGGACGACCGCCGAACCGCTCGGGGCAGTGGAAGAGTATGGCTACGGTATGGTTCGTTACCAGACGGACACTACGCCGTCAGAAGAAGAACAGCCACAGCCTGAGCAGCCTGGGAAGGAGCAGCAGAAGGAAGAGAAGCTGCCATCCCCCGATAGCCAGGAGCAGGCGCCAGAGGATGTCGAGCGCTTGGGCGAGCTGCGGCTGGAGGCCGAGCGGGCACTGATCGAGAGCAGGCGTCAGCAAGCCGAGCAGCAGGAGCAGCTAGAGCAGGAGCTGGCAAGCTTAAGTAAAGAGGACGTGATGGAGGAGTTTCATGTAACAGATGCCTGGGTTCAAGGCTATCTGGATCAGGGAATCCGTCTGCAAGAGCTGTTCACACCGTTGTGGGAGCAACAGATGGCTGAGCCGTCATCATCTGGCCGCATCCAGAGCTTCAACAGCAGGCAAGCCATGGATGTCAGTGGAGGGCCGCAGTTGAACCTCCAACCGCGAACGGTAGTCAATGCTTCAGAGGAGGCAGAGAGCGAGGTAGAGTCCGACTTCGACACTGAAGCCCTGAAGCAGGAGTGGGAGGCCTCCATCCAGCACATTCCGTTGCCGGAACAGGCTGAAGCGCCGGAGGAAGTGGGGGAAGAAGAGCAGGAGACGTCCTCAAGCGAACATGATGAACAAGCTCAGGTTGAAGATGGCGATGAACAATCGCAGGTCCAACCGTCATCCCGATTCGCAATAGCTGCAGCGACCATTCCCGATCCGCCTGAGATCAACAGGCCGCTCGCCAAGATGTCGGAGGCGCCGTTTCAGGTGGGCTTATACGGAGAGCAGATTTCCTTGTTATCTGGCGGGTTATCCGTGTCCGAATCCGATCTGACCTTGCCCGGAAGAAATGGTCTCTCCTTCACCTTAAGTCGAACCTACGACAGTAATAATGCCCAATATTATGATATGGATGTCCAGCATGATTTGGTCTATGACGGGTTCGGCTTTGATGTGGATAAAACAAAAACTATAAGCAAAGAGTTCTATGATTTGACGCGGAAATATGACTCGATCATTAAGAAATATGGGTGTGGGAGTGATGAAAACCTAGGATTGGTGTGGACAGGTACGGGAACGGGAATAGTAACGGGACCGAAGAGGTACGACACCTTTCAGAATCTTCAGCATGCCTTGGTTAACCCCCCGGTACTAACGCCCGAGACGCGTCACCCATGTGGGGTGCAGCAAAAAAATCGCATGTATGTGGAGGAGTTCAGCTTTAAATCCAATGAGTATACGCCCAAGTATACAGACTATGTACTCGATTCCATTGAGAGAAGCCGACGAGGGCCTTATAGTACAAGAGAAGCGGCTCAAGTGGAATATAACAAGGTCAATAATGGGGACTATCATAGCAGTGGGAGATCGGGAAGCTACGAGAAAGGCTATCATCTTTACAAAACGTATGTGTCCACGGTCGGTTCGATCGGCTACTCCATCTCCGAGGTCATGCCGTACTATACGACCAATACGACAAAGGACAAGCCTGAGGACAAGCGCTTTCCGATCGGCAAGGGCTGGAGCTGGAACATCTCGTATGTGAAGCGAGAGAATAACAGGCTCTATCTGAATCTGGGCAGCGGTGGTGTCTACGAGATTCAAGGCAGCCAGTTGAAGAACTACCCGTACTCCGATCTGTCCTTTGTGACGGACACTTCGGTGACCTATGGCGGTAGAACATCTTCCTACGCACTCAAGTCCGTCTATGGAACAGCGCAGTATTTCGATGTTAATGGACAACTGCTTCAAATTAAGGACGCTTATGGCAATACGGTCAGCTTCACCTATGCCAACGTATCGCCGTATGGGACGGTGCTGACGAAGATTACCGATGCTGTGGGCAATGTGCTCTCGATTGACTATTCGACCACGCAAGTGAAGCTGACGCAGGGCGACCGAATCGTTACGTACAAGAAAACGAGCAGCGACGGCAAGGAGCTGCTAAGCCAGGTCATCGATCCGATGAATCGGACAACGACCTATAACTATGCGATTCGCCAAGCGAAGTTCAGTCTCATTGGCAATGCGCCGAATACGAGCAATCCATACGCCTTGCTTACCGGGATTACCCATCCGACAGGGTCCAGAACGGACTACACGTATGAGGTCAATCCGGTCACCCGATTTATCGGCCAGAATCAGGTGAATCAGTCCTACCGCATCGCAAGCCGCAAGGATACCGTCACCTACAGCAATCAGACGACAGAAACCTATCATACCTCGTCGGTCGTCTACGGAGGGGATATGGGCAGCACCTACGGCACGAATGCTACGTTCACGAATACGTTGTTCGATGGGCTGCTGGAAACCCAGATGACGTATAAAAAGCAGCATGTGAACCATGAAATCGGCGCGGTCTACTATAACACCCGAATCGTCGTCGATGATGGGACACAACAGAAAGTGACCGAGTTGACCTACGATGAAGCGAAGCGCAGAATGGAGCCGATCAAGGCATCCACACGGTACAGAAACAAGCAATCTCAGGTGGCTTCGCCTGCCGTGGTCTCCTCACAGGTGTATGATGATTACAAAAATATCACGAGCGCAACCGACCCGCTAGGCAAGGTGTCGACCTATACCTATCACAGCACGACTCGCCGTCTGCTGTCTTCGATAGAGCCAGTGGCAGATGGGAAGAGCATCTATACGGAGCTAGTGTCCCGGAATGCGCAGGGAGATATTACGGAAATGAAGCTGCGGGATACGACAGCGACAGGAGCCGTCTTGCAGCATGTCGAATTCACCTATGATGCCTATGGAAATGTTACGCTGGTACGCACCAAGGAGACGAATCGTAACCTGGATACGCAGATCGTGTATGGCAGTGCCTACAGCTATGCGTATCCGACACAAATTACGATGCCATACAAGGATGCGGATGGCATCAGCCGCAGCCAAGTGGTAAAGGCCACCTACAATGCCAGTACAGGCACCGTAGCGAGCTATGTGGACGGCAACAACCAGACGACGAGTTACACCTATGACAAATTAGGCCGTATGCTCGAGATGAAGCACCCGGATGGGAAGACCATAACGTTCACGATCTATGATGTCGCCAACGAAATCCGTCAGACGGATGAGCTGGGCCGCATCCGCTATGTCAAATGGAACCCGCTGGGGATGGAGACGGAGAGCGGCTGGATCGAGAACGGGACGTTGAAGGCCAAGACGAAGAACGGGTACAACAGCTATGGGCAGTTGAGCTGGAGCGAGGATACGCTGGGGAATCGGAGCGTATTCACGTATGATAAGTGGGGACGCGGTATCACTGTCACCTTACCGAATCAGAGCAAGACAACGGTAGCATACGATGATCTGTACAATACCATCGTGAGCACAGATGCCGACGGCAACAGTCTGCGCGAAACTCGGGATGAGATCGGACGTGTCATCAAGAAGGAAGAGAAGCAGGGCAGCGGGTATACGACGGTATGGACAGGCAGCTATGACCCTGCGAGCCGTCTGATCCGCGAGCAGGATGCGAAAAACTTGGTGACGCAATACACGTACAGCCTGCTGGGTCAACTGGTCGGCGTGACGAATGCGAATCAGGAAAGCTATCAGTACGCATACAATCGGGCAGGGCAATTGACCCGGACGACCTACCCGGATCAGACGCATACAACAAAGGAATATGATGAGCGGGGGCAGCTCATACGGGCGACCGACCCGGAGTCTAGGGTGCAGAAGCATTACTATGACGGCAATGGCAACCGGATCAAGAGGGTGGACAAGAAGGGGCAAAGCTTCGCTTACAGCTATTCCAACCGCGGCTTGCTGCTGAACAAGCAGGGACCGACCGAGACGATCAGCTACACGTATGATGCCGATGGTTCACGGAAGACGATGACGGATCGCACGGGAACGACCACGTATACGTACAAGGCCTATACGGGAGAGCTCGCCAGTGTGAAGTACCCGGATGGAAAGCAGTTGTCGTATGCGTACAATTCGGCAGGGAACCGGAGCCAACTGGTGATGCCATTCGGGGATACGGTGAGCTACAGCTACAACAAGGTGAACCAGTTGACGGAGCTGAAGTGGAACAACGTGACCCAGGCGAGCTATACGTACACGGCGGCGGGGCGAATGAAGACCCAGCAGCAGGCCAACGGTGTGGTGAGCGAGTACGGCTACAGCTTCGGCAAGCTGAGCGAGCTGAAGCATCAGCGAAGCGCCGCGCTGTTGAAGAGCTACAGCTACACGCACGATGCCAACCAGAATATCACAAAGATTACCGAAAGTCGGAGCAGCGGCGTAGAGAACCGCCAGTTCACGTATGACGCTCTAAACCGGATCAGTACCTCGTCGTACAACAACGAAGCCTACAGCTATGATGTGAAGGGGAACCGCGCGACGTATACAACGGATAGCACGGACAGTCTGATGTTGGATGATGTGGCGTATACGTATGATGAATGGGATCGGCTGACGAAGGTAGAGGGCTCCAATGGCAAGACGGTAGAATACAGCTATAACGGGGACAATCTGCTAGTCGAGCGCAAGGAGAACGGGGTACGGACGCGCTATTACTATGATGGGGCGAACATCGTAGCGGAAGGTACCGTGCAAAGTAATGGAACAGTAGTCGAGAAGGCGAGTTATCTACGCGGCAATGCGCTGGTGATGAGAGAGGACGCCGCGAGCAGCAAGGGGTACTACCTGCACAACGGACATGGCGATGTGGTGGGCATCCGCAATGCGAGCGGAGCAGTCGTGAACGAGTACGAGTATGACCTATGGGGCAAGCCGCTGGTCACGGTGGAAGGCGTGGACAACCCGTTCCGCTACTCGGGCGAGTACTGGGATAAAGGCAGCGAGCTACAATACCTCAGAGCACGCTGGTATGATCCGGGGATGGGCAGGTTTATTAGTGAGGATACGTATGAGGGGGAACTGAATAACCCACTGAGTTTGAATTTGTATACGTATGTTCATAATAATCCGTTGAAGTATATTGATCCCACAGGGCATTTTATCGCGACAATTACAGGAGCAATACTTGGTGGTTTAATAGGAGGTATAACGGCAGCCTTTCAAGGAACAGATGTACTTTCTGGTGTTGCAGGAGGTGGGCTGAATGGTGCTGTAGTTGGAGGGGCAATTGATATTACTGTGGCTACTGGAGGAACTGCAACCACATTATTAGTAGCTACATTTGCTGCAGGTGCTGTTGGAGCAGCGTCTGGTGACTATGTAAATCAGGTAGGAAATAATCTTGCAAAAGGAAAAAGTTTTAATGATTCAGTCAAGGATGTAAGTATTGAAAGTATACTAATAAGTGCTGGAATTGGAGCTGCATCCGGTGCGCTTGGTGGAGCAACTTCGGTTGCTTTGGAAGCATTCGAGAGCGGTACCAAAAAACTTATTCATGAAATAACACTCAATGTTTTAAAAACTGGGGATAACCAAGTTGTTAAAAATGTATTATCTTCGGTTCATAAGGTTGCAGTCAGGTCAGCAAATACTTCAGTCACTGTCGAATACACTACTAGTATTATATATAATTCCTCTCAAAACACAATTACCTATATGGTTAATAATCAACTTGTGCAAAGTGTGAAACTCGATTTTCCGGTAGTTGCTAATATAAGTGATCATCATAAAAGATATTTTCAGATTCGGGAGCCAATAAATAACAAAGAGTAG
- the sda gene encoding sporulation histidine kinase inhibitor Sda produces the protein MKSLTDQELMTVYEDAIELQLEKEFLDLLLLEIHARGLSPGQEKQAKEQQLLMLGSAK, from the coding sequence ATGAAATCACTCACAGATCAGGAGCTAATGACGGTATATGAGGATGCCATCGAACTACAGCTTGAGAAGGAATTCCTTGACCTGCTGCTCCTAGAGATACATGCACGGGGACTAAGCCCCGGACAAGAGAAACAGGCGAAGGAGCAACAACTATTGATGTTGGGCAGTGCGAAATAG